From the Desulfosarcina sp. BuS5 genome, one window contains:
- a CDS encoding IS4 family transposase, which translates to MDIFNIPKKNFNPQSHARFLKPLQKIFPDTPQLKSRGHRPLKMTFEDQLHALIFFHLQEHESARDLIQHLKEDDFAKECVAPDGGISRSSFSEIINSRGLEQLEYVFQALCSQAQNALPSNYSDLGELVSIDGSLIDAVLSMYWADYRKGAKKAKGHFGFDVNRKIPIKIHLTNGNGAERPFVRSILTKGQTGIMDRGYQSHKDFDLLQDEKKHFVCRIKAKTTRTIIKEQPVDPDSYIFYDAVVLLGTPGVNQTRKPVRLVGYKIAGVKYFVATDRYDLTAEQVATVYKLRWDIETFFKWWKKHLKVYHLIAHSRYGLMVQILAGLITYLLMAIYCHEQFNEPVSIKRIRQLRNTIQNELRTDEKNVWSNNLIIKEQMLYAKT; encoded by the coding sequence ATGGACATATTCAATATCCCAAAAAAGAATTTTAATCCCCAATCTCATGCTCGATTTCTCAAACCTTTGCAAAAGATTTTTCCTGACACGCCACAGCTTAAATCCCGAGGTCACAGGCCATTGAAAATGACTTTTGAAGATCAGCTTCACGCACTGATATTTTTCCATCTACAAGAACATGAATCAGCTCGTGATCTTATTCAACACCTTAAAGAAGACGATTTTGCCAAAGAATGTGTCGCTCCAGATGGAGGGATCAGTCGTAGCAGTTTTTCCGAAATTATCAATTCTCGAGGGCTTGAACAGCTTGAATATGTTTTTCAAGCTCTTTGCAGCCAGGCACAAAATGCTTTACCATCAAATTATTCAGATCTCGGTGAACTCGTTTCCATTGATGGATCTTTAATTGATGCAGTTCTGTCCATGTACTGGGCTGATTACAGAAAAGGCGCTAAAAAAGCAAAAGGCCATTTCGGCTTTGATGTCAATCGCAAGATTCCTATAAAAATTCATCTGACAAATGGAAATGGCGCTGAACGCCCCTTTGTCAGGTCTATCCTTACAAAAGGCCAAACAGGAATCATGGATCGGGGGTATCAATCACATAAGGATTTTGATCTTCTTCAGGATGAAAAAAAACATTTTGTTTGCCGCATCAAAGCGAAAACAACAAGAACTATTATCAAAGAGCAGCCTGTTGATCCCGACAGCTATATTTTTTATGATGCTGTGGTTCTTCTTGGCACTCCTGGGGTAAACCAGACCAGAAAGCCGGTTCGACTGGTTGGTTATAAAATTGCCGGTGTCAAATATTTTGTGGCAACTGATCGTTATGATCTTACAGCCGAGCAGGTTGCAACCGTTTATAAGCTTAGATGGGATATCGAAACTTTTTTCAAATGGTGGAAGAAACATTTAAAAGTGTACCACTTGATTGCTCACAGTAGATATGGCCTGATGGTTCAAATCCTTGCGGGGTTAATAACCTACCTGCTTATGGCCATATACTGCCATGAACAGTTTAATGAACCTGTATCAATAAAGAGGATTCGTCAGCTTAGAAATACCATCCAGAACGAATTACGTACTGACGAAAAAAACGTATGGTCTAATAATCTGATTATCAAAGAGCAAATGCTATATGCAAAAACTTAA
- a CDS encoding Hsp20/alpha crystallin family protein: MNIKKWIPWNWFKKEEEDAGKMVPVKRENAKDQGGVPAHPLQQFHHEIDRLFDQAFRGFGLSSFGFDQPLFPRLADGILKPTLDLGATDNEYKITVEIPGVDEKDVKLEIVNDTLTIRGEKKQEKEQKEKNYYRMERSYGSFQRVLSLPEDADQDKINASFKKGVLTVTMPRKALPKSDVKQIEVKTT; encoded by the coding sequence ATGAACATTAAAAAATGGATTCCCTGGAATTGGTTCAAGAAGGAAGAAGAAGATGCTGGCAAAATGGTGCCGGTGAAACGCGAAAACGCCAAAGATCAAGGCGGCGTGCCGGCTCATCCACTGCAGCAGTTTCATCATGAGATCGACCGGCTTTTCGATCAGGCATTCCGCGGGTTCGGGCTGTCCTCTTTCGGTTTTGACCAGCCTCTGTTTCCGCGACTGGCTGACGGCATCCTGAAGCCCACCCTGGATTTAGGCGCCACTGACAATGAGTACAAAATTACCGTTGAGATACCCGGTGTGGATGAAAAGGATGTCAAGTTGGAGATCGTTAACGACACCCTGACCATCAGAGGCGAAAAAAAACAGGAAAAGGAGCAGAAGGAAAAGAACTACTACCGGATGGAGCGCTCCTACGGCTCGTTTCAGCGGGTGCTTTCCCTTCCGGAGGACGCGGATCAGGACAAAATCAATGCCTCCTTTAAAAAAGGTGTGTTGACAGTGACCATGCCGAGAAAGGCGCTTCCGAAATCGGATGTAAAACAAATCGAGGTTAAAACTACCTAA
- a CDS encoding S10 family serine carboxypeptidase-like protein, with amino-acid sequence MLDASNRSATQHSIEIDNKKIKYTATAASITVQNEQSEPVGRIFYISYCVQQKGQDKRPLTFVFNGGPGAASAYLHIGAMGPQRVVFNEDGTVPPMPARIVENPKSWLAFTDLVFVDPIGTGYSREIKQDKSTPEKKTERKR; translated from the coding sequence GTGTTGGACGCCTCGAATCGTTCGGCTACACAGCATTCTATCGAGATAGACAATAAAAAAATAAAATACACGGCCACTGCAGCTTCAATCACAGTCCAAAATGAACAGTCAGAACCGGTCGGTCGGATATTTTACATATCTTATTGTGTCCAACAAAAGGGCCAGGATAAGCGGCCGCTTACGTTTGTATTTAACGGCGGTCCGGGTGCGGCATCCGCATACCTTCATATTGGGGCGATGGGGCCGCAACGTGTTGTTTTCAATGAAGACGGCACTGTGCCGCCAATGCCGGCACGTATTGTGGAAAATCCGAAAAGCTGGTTGGCATTCACCGATCTGGTTTTTGTCGATCCTATCGGGACAGGGTACAGTCGTGAGATTAAACAAGACAAAAGCACCCCTGAGAAAAAAACCGAACGTAAACGATAG
- a CDS encoding nucleotide exchange factor GrpE yields MLTRNLFGLPSIGWRNPFADLENLTRRMDLLTNTLSGRPGARILTPKVCLFAPDSEADAEGLRRGIELTLGKLAAVLADFGVEIIDPQGQPFDPERHEAVMTLKSSELPVNVVAQVHQKGCLLNGRLIRPARVAVTTAS; encoded by the coding sequence ATGCTTACAAGAAATCTATTTGGTTTACCGTCAATAGGCTGGCGAAATCCGTTTGCGGATCTGGAGAACCTGACCCGCCGGATGGATCTGCTGACCAATACTCTCTCCGGGCGACCCGGAGCAAGAATCCTGACGCCGAAAGTATGCTTGTTCGCCCCTGACAGTGAAGCTGATGCAGAGGGCCTGCGACGGGGTATTGAGCTGACCTTGGGTAAGCTGGCTGCGGTGCTTGCGGATTTCGGCGTTGAAATCATCGACCCACAGGGGCAACCATTTGATCCGGAACGGCACGAGGCCGTTATGACGCTGAAAAGCAGCGAGCTTCCTGTCAATGTTGTGGCCCAAGTCCATCAGAAGGGATGCCTGCTCAACGGGCGGCTGATCCGGCCGGCACGCGTTGCGGTGACGACAGCCTCATAA
- a CDS encoding RNA polymerase sigma factor, translating into MKLSFTFVKSDPVDQKHIETTLENRVNRHIVPRLTGIGLERSEIAAVIRKRGDGRDAYRIKLRMHVPPKTILVSESSAENLEIAIDGAVKALLRKVNNHTDRVRRQESHKRQTRLSRLENYRAHRNTLPTGGVNDASALTDTLLPNLERAVKRELAFLHSQGDLPPDYPTVQDVVGEVVAAVIADWEAGMDSHAAYLRMLKEMHRVLDKEVQASRTFGEMVPLEEPVLLDPADQTESMAGEEFYEFWQPDELLRIEDVIAGEASETPAASARDDQKVGYTLRLLKDLPIAWRRALMLHEFEDIAEEEMTSILDVDLPTVTARISKANHYVRERLLEAGFEAQTGDLLSDFRNGGPE; encoded by the coding sequence ATGAAACTGAGTTTTACATTTGTAAAGAGTGATCCAGTCGATCAAAAACATATCGAGACGACGCTCGAAAACCGGGTTAATCGTCACATTGTACCTCGTTTGACGGGTATCGGGCTAGAACGCAGCGAAATAGCCGCCGTTATCAGAAAGCGGGGTGATGGCCGAGATGCTTATCGAATCAAACTTCGCATGCATGTGCCGCCAAAAACGATCCTGGTATCGGAAAGCAGTGCAGAAAATCTGGAGATAGCCATTGACGGGGCAGTCAAGGCACTTCTCAGAAAGGTTAATAATCACACTGATCGTGTGCGCCGACAGGAGTCCCATAAACGCCAGACGCGCCTGTCGCGTCTTGAAAACTATAGGGCGCATCGAAATACGCTGCCGACCGGTGGCGTCAATGATGCATCCGCACTCACTGATACACTTTTGCCTAATCTCGAACGTGCGGTGAAAAGGGAACTTGCCTTCCTGCATAGTCAGGGTGATTTGCCCCCCGATTACCCCACGGTGCAGGATGTCGTGGGCGAAGTCGTGGCAGCTGTAATCGCTGATTGGGAAGCAGGCATGGACAGCCATGCGGCGTACCTGCGCATGCTCAAGGAAATGCATAGGGTGCTTGACAAAGAAGTGCAGGCAAGCAGGACCTTCGGTGAAATGGTTCCCTTGGAGGAGCCGGTGTTGCTTGATCCTGCGGATCAAACCGAAAGCATGGCCGGTGAAGAATTTTATGAATTCTGGCAGCCGGATGAACTGCTGCGCATCGAAGATGTGATTGCCGGCGAGGCCTCAGAAACCCCTGCTGCAAGCGCGCGTGACGATCAAAAGGTAGGGTATACGCTTCGCTTGTTAAAGGATCTGCCCATCGCCTGGCGCCGTGCTTTGATGCTGCATGAGTTTGAGGATATCGCTGAGGAAGAAATGACAAGCATCTTGGATGTCGATCTGCCCACCGTTACGGCCCGGATCAGCAAGGCCAATCATTATGTTCGAGAAAGACTGCTGGAGGCGGGATTTGAAGCTCAGACCGGTGACCTGCTTTCAGATTTCAGGAACGGGGGACCCGAATGA
- the ltrA gene encoding group II intron reverse transcriptase/maturase encodes MGDTQMSQTISTKSREIARTVACNSRPIEWGQPPVLTGGSSLIKIELLAQSNPELVFTSVVHRIDFDLLKQSFRKIRKSKSAGVDKVTAKEYAENLDQNLYNLYERLRRGQYVASPVKRIWIDKEGGKKRPIGIPVLEDKIVQKAAAAILNVIFDRNFYNFSHAFRKGRSQHMAIKDLREQCLKQNISWIVSADITGLFDNINHELLKDMIRRRVSDGGMIRLIGKWLNAGVMEEGNLTYSETGTPQGGVISPVLSNIFLHYVLDDWYVKEVIPRMKGRCSIIRWADDFILGFEYEKDALRVMDVLPRRFEQFELSLHPEKTKLIRFSKRISGKGNGTFDFLGFTFYWSKSVVSG; translated from the coding sequence ATGGGAGATACACAGATGTCACAAACCATATCAACAAAAAGCCGAGAAATTGCAAGAACGGTCGCTTGCAATTCCAGACCGATAGAATGGGGACAACCACCGGTGTTAACAGGTGGGTCATCCCTTATCAAAATCGAGCTGCTTGCTCAAAGTAATCCTGAACTGGTATTTACATCAGTAGTCCATCGGATAGACTTTGATTTACTGAAACAATCCTTTCGTAAAATTCGGAAAAGCAAATCTGCAGGAGTGGACAAGGTTACGGCAAAGGAGTATGCCGAAAATCTTGATCAAAACCTCTATAATCTGTATGAACGACTGCGGAGAGGACAGTACGTTGCGTCTCCTGTAAAGCGTATCTGGATAGACAAGGAAGGAGGGAAAAAGCGTCCAATTGGCATACCTGTACTTGAGGATAAAATTGTCCAGAAAGCAGCAGCAGCCATATTGAATGTCATATTTGACAGGAATTTTTACAATTTTTCCCATGCATTCAGAAAAGGTCGGAGCCAACACATGGCAATCAAAGATTTACGTGAGCAATGCTTGAAGCAGAATATCAGCTGGATAGTAAGCGCAGATATTACAGGACTATTTGACAATATTAATCACGAGTTACTTAAAGACATGATACGTCGGAGAGTAAGTGACGGCGGAATGATTCGCCTGATAGGGAAGTGGTTGAATGCAGGCGTAATGGAGGAAGGCAACCTGACGTACTCTGAAACGGGCACTCCACAGGGAGGAGTAATTTCCCCTGTGCTCAGTAATATCTTTCTTCATTATGTTTTAGATGACTGGTACGTGAAAGAAGTGATCCCCCGGATGAAAGGGAGATGCTCCATCATACGCTGGGCGGATGATTTCATCCTCGGGTTCGAGTATGAAAAAGACGCATTGCGTGTCATGGATGTATTACCCAGGCGGTTCGAACAGTTCGAGCTGTCACTTCACCCGGAAAAGACAAAACTGATTCGATTTTCCAAACGCATTAGCGGAAAGGGAAACGGGACGTTTGATTTTTTAGGGTTTACATTTTACTGGTCAAAATCAGTAGTGTCCGGTTAA
- a CDS encoding IS1634 family transposase: MYIATIPNRKSPPAILLRESYREKGKVKSRTLANLSSLPPQSVEILRRSLKGENLVSTDAFEIIEDGSPAHGHVDAAMTAMRRMVAARILEPKSKLATTLWWADTTLPEILDVSDADEDDLYGAMDWLFERQGRIEKKLADRHLKNNALALYDLTSSYFEGCTCPLAALGHNRDGKRGKLQVNYGLLTNQKGIPVAVSVFEGNTGDPKTLMPQVEKMRDAFGIEKFVMVGDRGMLTQKQIDALHDIDGLDWIGALRPEAIKKLATSGAIQMGLFDERNLFEVKHPDFSGERLIACRNAELAHRRAIKRDSLLKATVKELDKVRGMVRKGRLRGKKEIDDRVRTILKKYRIGKHFNLDIREDGFIYKVNEDELIAEITAKSKGNQELIEKRLKRSRTHIESISRQLAKLSRKIDKGRLHGQDKIGVRVGKVINKYKVGKHFELDIRDNDFSFGINRDKVKKEAAVDGIYIVRTSLSKERMDANETVRSYKLLSQAERAFRSFKTVDLMVRPIRHRLEDRVRAHIFLCMLAYYVQWHMMEAWRPLLYADEDQKAKNLRDPVAPAKRSDSAMKKIRTKRLDDGSRVHSFRSLLGHLGSIVRATCHCSGEKDTSNTFTMITKRNQKQQKAFDLLQTIRV, encoded by the coding sequence ATGTACATCGCCACAATACCAAATCGCAAATCGCCACCGGCCATTTTGCTCCGCGAAAGTTATCGCGAGAAAGGAAAGGTCAAAAGTCGCACATTGGCAAACCTTTCCAGTTTGCCCCCACAGTCTGTTGAAATCCTGCGCCGTTCTCTCAAGGGCGAGAATCTTGTCTCTACCGATGCCTTTGAAATCATCGAAGACGGATCTCCCGCTCATGGTCATGTTGATGCCGCAATGACAGCCATGAGGCGGATGGTTGCAGCACGCATTCTTGAGCCCAAATCAAAACTGGCAACCACACTTTGGTGGGCGGATACAACACTGCCTGAGATATTGGACGTCAGTGATGCTGATGAAGACGATCTTTACGGTGCGATGGACTGGCTGTTTGAACGTCAGGGCCGCATTGAAAAAAAGTTGGCGGACCGCCATCTCAAGAATAATGCTTTGGCACTGTATGACCTGACATCGAGCTATTTTGAAGGCTGTACGTGCCCGCTTGCTGCTTTGGGACACAACCGCGATGGGAAGAGGGGTAAGCTTCAGGTTAACTATGGACTGCTCACGAATCAAAAGGGCATCCCGGTAGCGGTGTCGGTCTTTGAAGGTAACACGGGCGACCCGAAGACACTTATGCCGCAGGTTGAGAAAATGCGGGATGCGTTTGGTATCGAGAAGTTTGTGATGGTTGGGGATCGCGGGATGTTGACCCAGAAGCAAATTGATGCATTGCATGATATCGATGGCCTTGACTGGATTGGTGCGCTTCGTCCTGAGGCAATCAAGAAACTCGCCACCAGCGGTGCTATCCAAATGGGACTTTTTGATGAGCGTAACCTTTTTGAAGTAAAGCACCCGGACTTTTCTGGCGAACGTCTGATTGCTTGCCGGAATGCGGAACTTGCTCACAGGCGAGCCATAAAGCGAGATAGTTTGCTTAAAGCCACAGTCAAGGAACTGGATAAAGTCAGGGGCATGGTTCGAAAAGGACGATTGAGGGGAAAAAAAGAGATTGACGATCGGGTGCGCACAATACTGAAAAAGTACAGAATCGGAAAACACTTCAATCTTGATATCCGGGAAGACGGGTTTATTTACAAAGTCAATGAGGACGAGCTCATTGCCGAAATAACGGCAAAGAGCAAGGGCAATCAAGAGTTAATCGAAAAGCGCCTTAAAAGAAGCCGAACTCACATTGAGTCTATCTCCAGGCAATTGGCAAAGCTTAGCCGGAAGATCGACAAAGGCCGGCTGCATGGACAGGACAAGATTGGTGTTCGTGTCGGCAAGGTTATCAACAAGTACAAGGTCGGCAAGCATTTCGAACTCGACATTCGTGACAACGATTTCAGCTTCGGAATCAATCGAGATAAGGTCAAAAAAGAGGCTGCAGTCGATGGAATCTACATCGTACGAACCAGCCTTTCCAAAGAGAGAATGGATGCAAACGAGACGGTACGCAGCTATAAGTTACTCAGCCAGGCCGAAAGAGCGTTTCGTTCCTTCAAGACCGTAGATCTTATGGTACGCCCCATTCGCCACCGCCTCGAAGATCGCGTTCGGGCTCACATATTTTTGTGCATGCTCGCCTACTATGTGCAGTGGCACATGATGGAAGCATGGAGGCCACTCCTTTATGCCGACGAAGATCAAAAAGCTAAAAACCTGCGTGATCCAGTGGCCCCTGCAAAGCGCTCGGATTCAGCGATGAAAAAAATAAGGACTAAACGACTCGACGATGGGTCAAGAGTTCACTCCTTCCGAAGCCTTCTCGGCCATCTTGGTTCAATTGTCCGTGCCACTTGTCACTGTTCAGGCGAGAAAGATACATCGAATACTTTTACGATGATCACCAAGCGTAACCAAAAACAGCAAAAAGCATTCGATTTGCTCCAGACGATACGTGTGTAG
- a CDS encoding group II intron maturase-specific domain-containing protein, whose product MVIKKKTARKRSSRFMKRIWIWCKDNRHKPMAEQYEILCSKLRGFYQYFGVISNYKVLEVVFEYTEKAWRRWLSRRSHKGEVMFEDLRTTYPLPLPRIVHNI is encoded by the coding sequence ATGGTAATAAAGAAAAAGACGGCAAGAAAGCGTTCAAGCCGTTTTATGAAGAGAATATGGATATGGTGCAAGGATAACCGTCATAAGCCAATGGCCGAGCAGTATGAGATTCTTTGCAGTAAACTGCGAGGTTTTTACCAGTACTTTGGAGTAATAAGTAACTACAAAGTGCTGGAAGTTGTGTTTGAATATACTGAGAAAGCATGGCGTCGATGGTTAAGCCGAAGAAGTCACAAGGGCGAAGTAATGTTCGAGGACTTGCGCACAACATACCCACTGCCATTACCCAGAATAGTCCATAATATTTGA
- the aspS gene encoding aspartate--tRNA ligase: MTDILGNMRRTNHCNELALKDEGSEVTLMGWVQYRRDHGGVIFIDLRDREGLTQVVINPEISPEAHRKGHDIRSEFVLGVKGKVEKRLEGMTNPNLKTGEIEVIVTELKILNKAETPPFLIEDKIDVSENLRLKYRHIDLRRPRLQNNLILRHKASSLIRNYLNNNRFLEIETPVLTRSTPEGARDYLVPSRVNPGNFYALPQSPQLFKQLLMISGFDRYYQIVRCFRDEDLRADRQPEFTQIDMEMSFLGEEEIINITEGMMADLFGELLNIELELPFKQILYDDALDRYGLDKPDIRFGLELKDISDIVEDSGFKVFSSVVKKGGIVKALNAKGCIDMSRKEIDDLTDFVAVYKARGLAWIKVKEDGWQSPIVKFFTDQEKEKLSRRIEMEPGDLVFFVADQPKVTNEALGHLRNHIGKKRGLIDKKKFSFIWVTHFPLLEYDETEKRYHALHHPFTAPLEEDYDLLENNPLEVKSRAYDLVLNGSEIGGGSIRIHRKDLQERVFEALGMDKKTYQEKFGFLLSALASGAPPHGGIALGFDRLVMILCRQASIRDVIAFPKTQKAACLLTEAPSGTSKAQLDELCLKVKQIDKNL, translated from the coding sequence TTGACAGACATACTTGGAAATATGAGGCGGACTAATCACTGTAATGAACTCGCCTTGAAAGATGAAGGTTCTGAAGTAACGCTGATGGGGTGGGTACAGTATCGCCGGGATCATGGCGGAGTTATTTTTATAGATCTCCGTGACCGGGAAGGCCTGACCCAGGTTGTTATCAACCCGGAAATAAGCCCGGAAGCCCACCGCAAAGGGCATGACATCCGGTCTGAATTTGTTCTCGGAGTTAAGGGGAAAGTTGAAAAAAGGCTTGAAGGGATGACCAATCCCAACCTTAAAACCGGCGAGATTGAAGTCATCGTAACAGAACTTAAGATTCTGAACAAGGCCGAAACACCCCCTTTTTTAATAGAAGACAAAATCGACGTATCTGAAAACTTGCGCCTGAAATACCGCCATATAGACCTGAGACGCCCCAGGCTGCAAAATAATTTAATTTTAAGACATAAAGCATCTTCCCTTATTAGAAACTACCTGAATAACAATCGCTTCCTTGAAATTGAAACCCCTGTTCTCACACGCAGCACCCCCGAAGGCGCCAGGGATTACCTGGTGCCGAGCAGGGTAAATCCGGGCAATTTTTATGCTTTGCCCCAATCTCCCCAGCTTTTTAAACAGCTTTTAATGATTTCGGGATTTGACCGTTATTACCAGATAGTCCGCTGTTTCAGGGATGAAGACCTGCGGGCTGACCGTCAGCCGGAGTTTACCCAGATAGATATGGAGATGTCTTTCCTGGGCGAGGAAGAGATCATAAATATTACAGAAGGAATGATGGCAGATCTTTTTGGCGAACTCCTCAATATCGAGCTTGAACTTCCTTTTAAGCAGATTTTATATGACGATGCCCTTGACCGATACGGCCTTGATAAACCGGATATCAGATTCGGACTGGAGCTCAAGGATATCTCCGATATAGTCGAGGATTCCGGATTCAAAGTATTCTCCAGTGTTGTCAAAAAAGGAGGGATTGTAAAAGCCCTGAACGCCAAAGGCTGCATCGATATGTCGCGCAAGGAGATAGATGATCTGACGGATTTTGTGGCTGTTTACAAGGCCAGGGGACTGGCCTGGATCAAAGTAAAAGAAGATGGCTGGCAGTCACCCATCGTAAAATTTTTTACTGATCAGGAGAAAGAAAAACTATCCCGGCGGATTGAAATGGAACCCGGAGATCTTGTCTTTTTTGTGGCCGATCAGCCCAAGGTTACCAATGAAGCCCTGGGCCATCTCAGGAATCATATCGGCAAAAAAAGAGGCTTGATAGATAAAAAGAAATTCAGCTTTATCTGGGTTACCCATTTCCCCCTGCTTGAATATGATGAAACGGAAAAAAGATACCATGCCCTGCATCATCCTTTTACGGCCCCCCTGGAAGAGGACTATGATTTATTGGAAAACAACCCACTGGAAGTAAAATCCCGGGCTTACGATCTTGTCTTAAACGGATCAGAAATAGGCGGCGGTAGTATCCGTATTCACAGGAAAGACCTCCAGGAGAGAGTCTTTGAAGCGCTGGGCATGGATAAAAAGACCTATCAGGAAAAGTTCGGATTTCTTCTCTCCGCACTGGCCTCGGGCGCGCCACCGCACGGCGGCATAGCCCTCGGTTTTGACCGGCTGGTTATGATCCTCTGCCGGCAGGCGTCCATCCGTGATGTAATTGCATTTCCCAAAACCCAGAAAGCAGCCTGTCTTTTAACGGAAGCGCCTTCCGGGACAAGCAAAGCCCAGTTGGATGAACTCTGCCTGAAAGTTAAACAGATTGATAAAAATCTGTAG